One Alicyclobacillus acidoterrestris DNA window includes the following coding sequences:
- a CDS encoding DDE-type integrase/transposase/recombinase, whose translation MTAPNQLWEVDVKYGYIHGEDKFFFILSYIDVFDRQIVGYHIGLRCEAKDVVMTLQSALWKRKLFTGEQAMPVVRSDNGPQFVSHVFEKACEDLRIEHERIPPKTPNMNAHIESFHRVLEDDRLSTCEFATYAEAYETVDTYMKWYNSARIHSSIHYLSPIEFHQRHLTSGLMPVKPVRV comes from the coding sequence ATTACCGCACCAAATCAACTGTGGGAGGTGGATGTGAAATACGGCTACATTCATGGGGAGGACAAGTTCTTCTTTATTTTGTCATACATCGATGTGTTCGACCGACAAATTGTCGGGTACCACATTGGACTGCGGTGTGAAGCCAAGGACGTCGTCATGACGCTACAAAGCGCGTTGTGGAAACGAAAGTTATTCACGGGTGAACAAGCCATGCCCGTGGTTCGTTCAGACAATGGACCACAGTTTGTCAGCCATGTGTTTGAGAAAGCGTGCGAGGACCTCAGAATCGAGCATGAACGGATTCCGCCAAAAACGCCGAACATGAATGCACACATCGAGTCATTTCATCGAGTGCTGGAGGATGACAGACTATCCACATGTGAGTTTGCGACATACGCAGAGGCGTACGAGACTGTGGACACGTACATGAAGTGGTATAACAGCGCTCGAATTCATTCAAGCATTCATTACTTGTCACCGATTGAGTTTCACCAACGGCATCTGACGAGCGGACTGATGCCAGTAAAACCAGTTCGCGTCTAA